The Sesamum indicum cultivar Zhongzhi No. 13 linkage group LG6, S_indicum_v1.0, whole genome shotgun sequence genomic interval NNNNNNNNNNNNNNNNNNNNNNNNNNNNNNNNNNNNNNNNNNNNNNNNNNNNNNNNNNNNNNNNNNNNNNNNNNNNNNNNNNNNNNNNNNNNNNNNNNNNNNNNNNNNNNNNNNNNNNNNNNNNNNNNNNNNNNNNNNNNNNNNNNNNNNNNNNNNNNNNNNNNNNNNNNNNNNNNNNNNNNNNNNNNNNNNNNNNNNNNNNNNNNNNNNNNNNNNNNNNNNNNNNNNNNNNNNNNNNNNNNNNNNNNNNNNNNNNNNNNNNNNNNNNNNNNNNNNNNNNNNNNNNNNNNNNNNNNNNNNNNNNNNNNNNNNNNNNNNNNNNNNNNNNNNNNNNNNNNNNNNNNNNNNNNNNNNNNNNNNNNNNNNNNNNNNNNNNNNNNNNNNNNNNNNNNNNNNNNNNNNNNNNNNNNNNNNNNNNNNNNNNNNNNNNNNNNNNNNNNNNNNNNNNNNNNNNNNNNNNNNNNNNNNNNNNNNNNNNNNNNNNNNNNNNNNNNNNNNNNNNNNNNNNNNNNNNNNNNNNNNNNNNNNNNNNNNNNNNNNNNNNNNNNNNNNNNNNNNNNNNNNNNNNNNNNNNNNNNNNNNNNNNNNNNNNNNNNNNNNNNNNNNNNNNNNNNNNNNNNNNNNNNNNNNNNNNNNNNNNNNNNNNNNNNNNNNNNNNNNNNNNNNNNNNNNNNNNNNNNNNNNNNNNNNNNNNNNNNNNNNNNNNNNNNNNNNNNNNNNNNNNNNNNNNNNNNNNNNNNNNNNNNNNNNNNNNNNNNNNNNNNNNNNNNNNNNNNNNNNNNNNNNNNNNNNNNNNNNNNNNNNNNNNNNNNNNNNNNNNNNNNNNNNNNNNNNNNNNNNNNNNNNNNNNNNNNNNNNNNNNNNNNNNNNNNNNNNNNNNNNNNNNNNNNNNNNNNNNNNNNNNNNNNNNNNNNNNNNNNNNNNNNNNNNNNNNNNNNNNNNNNNNNNNNNNNNNNNNNNNNNNNNNNNNNNNNNNNNNNNNNNNNNNNNNNNNNNNNNNNNNNNNNNNNNNNNNNNNNNNNNNNNNNNNNNNNNNNNNNNNNNNNNNNNNNNNNNNNNNNNNNNNNNNNNNNNNNNNNNNNNNNNNNNNNNNNNNNNNNNNNNNNNNNNNNNNNNNNNNNNNNNNNNNNNNNNNNNNNNNNNNNNNNNNNNNNNNNNNNNNNNNNNNNNNNNNNNNNNNNNNNNNNNNNNNNNNNNNNNNNNNNNNNNNNNNNNNNNNNNNNNNNNNNNNNNNNNNNNNNNNNNNNNNNNNNNNNNNNNNNNNNNNNNNNNNNNNNNNNNNNNNNNNNNNNNNNNNNNNNNNNNNNNNNNNNNNNNNNNNNNNNNNNNNNNNNNNNNNNNNNNNNNNNNNNNNNNNNNNNNNNNNNNNNNNNNNNNNNNNNNNNNNNNNNNNNNNNNNNNNNNNNNNNNNNNNNNNNNNNNNNNNNNNNNNNNNNNNNNNNNNNNNNNNNNNNNNNNNNNNNNNNNNNNNNNNNNNNNNNNNNNNNNNNNNNNNNNNNNNNNNNNNNNNNNNNNNNNNNNNNNNNNNNNNNNNNNNNNNNNNNNNNNNNNNNNNNNNNNNNNNNNNNNNNNNNNNNNNNNNNNNNNNNNNNNNNNNNNNNNNNNNNNNNNNNNNNNNNNNNNNNNNNNNNNNNNNNNNNNNNNNNNNNNNNNNNNNNNNNNNNNNNNNNNNNNNNNNNNNNNNNNNNNNNNNNNNNNNNNNNNNNNNNNNNNNNNNNNNNNNNNNNNNNNNNNNNNNNNNNNNNNNNNNNNNNNNNNNNNNNNNNNNNNNNNNNNNNNNNNNNNNNNNNNNNNNNNNNNNNNNNNNNNNNNNNNNNNNNNNNNNNNNNNNNNNNNNNNNNNNNNNNNNNNNNNNNNNNNNNNNNNNNNNNNNNNNNNNNNNNNNNNNNNNNNNNNNNNNNNNNNNNNNNNNNNNNNNNNNNNNNNNNNNNNNNNNNNNNNNNNNNNNNNNNNNNNNNNNNNNNNNNNNNNNNNNNNNNNNNNNNNNNNNNNNNNNNNNNNNNNNNNNNNNNNNNNNNNNNNNNNNNNNNNNNNNNNNNNNNNNNNNNNNNNNNNNNNNNNNNNNNNNNNNNNNNNNNNNNNNNNNNNNNNNNNNNNNNNNNNNNNNNNNNNNNNNNNNNNNNNNNNNNNNNNNNNNNNNNNNNNNNNNNNNNNNNNNNNNNNNNNNNNNNNNNNNNNNNNNNNNNNNNNNNNNNNNNNNNNNNNNNNNNNNNNNNNNNNNNNNNNNNNNNNNNNNNNNNNNNNNNNNNNNNNNNNNNNNNNNNNNNNNNNNNNNNNNNNNNNNNNNNNNNNNNNNNNNNNNNNNNNNNNNNNNNNNNNNNNNNNNNNNNNNNNNNNNNNNNNNNNNNNNNNNNNNNNNNNNNNNNNNNNNNNNNNNNNNNNNNNNNNNNNNNNNNNNNNNNNNNNNNNNNNNNNNNNNNNNNNNNNNNNNNNNNNNNNNNNNNNNNNNNNNNNNNNNNNNNNNNNNNNNNNNNNNNNNNNNNNNNNNNNNNNNNNNNNNNNNNNNNNNNNNNNNNNNNNNNNNNNNNNNNNNNNNNNNNNNNNNNNNNNNNNNNNNNNNNNNNNNNNNNNNNNNNNNNNNNNNNNNNNNNNNNNNNNNNNNNNNNNNNNNNNNNNNNNNNNNNNNNNNNNNNNNNNNNNNNNNNNNNNNNNNNNNNNNNNNNNNNNNNNNNNNNNNNNNNNNNNNNNNNNNNNNNNNNNNNNNNNNNNNNNNNNNNNNNNNNNNNNNNNNNNNNNNNNNNNNNNNNNNNNNNNNNNNNNNNNNNNNNNNNNNNNNNNNNNNNNNNNNNNNNNNNNNNNNNNNNNNNNNNNNNNNNNNNNNNNNNNNNNNNNNNNNNNNNNNNNNNNNNNNNNNNNNNNNNNNNNNNNNNNNNNNNNNNNNNNNNNNNNNNNNNNNNNNNNNNNNNNNNNNNNNNNNNNNNNNNNNNNNNNNNNNNNNNNNNNNNNNNNNNNNNNNNNNNNNNNNNNNNNNNNNNNNNNNNNNNNNNNNNNNNNNNNNNNNNNNNNNNNNNNNNNNNNNNNNNNNNNNNNNNNNNNNNNNNNNNNNNNNNNNNNNNNNNNNNNNNNNNNNNNNNNNNNNNNNNNNNNNNNNNNNNNNNNNNNNNNNNNNNNNNNNNNNNNNNNNNNNNNNNNNNNNNNNNNNNNNNNNNNNNNNNNNNNNNNNNNNNNNNNNNNNNNNNNNNNNNNNNNNNNNNNNNNNNNNNNNNNNNNNNNNNNNNNNNNNNNNNNNNNNNNNNNNNNNNNNNNNNNNNNNNNNNNNNNNNNNNNNNNNNNNNNNNNNNNNNNNNNNNNNNNNNNNNNNNNNNNNNNNNNNNNNNNNNNNNNNNNNNNNNNNNNNNNNNNNNNNNNNNNNNNNNNNNNNNNNNNNNNNNNNNNNNNNNNNNNNNNNNNNNNNNNNNNNNNNNNNNNNNNNNNNNNNNNNNNNNNNNNNNNNNNNNNNNNNNNNNNNNNNNNNNNNNNNNNNNNNNNNNNNNNNNNNNNNNNNNNNNNNNNNNNNNNNNNNNNNNNNNNNNNNNNNNNNNNNNNNNNNNNNNNNNNNNNNNNNNNNNNNNNNNNNNNNNNNNNNNNNNNNNNNNNNNNNNNNNNNNNNNNNNNNNNNNNNNNNNNNNNNNNNNNNNNNNNNNNNNNNNNNNNNNNNNNNNNNNNNNNNNNNNNNNNNNNNNNNNNNNNNNNNNNNNNNNNNNNNNNNNNNNNNNNNNNNNNNNNNNNNNNNNNNNNNNNNNNNNNNNNNNNNNNNNNNNNNNNNNNNNNNNNNNNNNNNNNNNNNNNNNNNNNNNNNNNNNNNNNNNNNNNNNNNNNNNNNNNNNNNNNNNNNNNNNNNNNNNNNNNNNNNNNNNNNNNNNNNNNNNNNNNNNNNNNNNNNNNNNNNNNNNNNNNNNNNNNNNNNNNNNNNNNNNNNNNNNNNNNNNNNNNNNNNNNNNNNNNNNNNNNNNNNNNNNNNNNNNNNNNNNNNNNNNNNNNNNNNNNNNNNNNNNNNNNNNNNNNNNNNNNNNNNNNNNNNNNNNNNNNNNNNNNNNNNNNNNNNNNNNNNNNNNNNNNNNNNNNNNNNNNNNNNNNNNNNNNNNNNNNNNNNNNNNNNNNNNNNNNNNNNNNNNNNNNNNNNNNNNNNNNNNNNNNNNNNNNNNNNNNNNNNNNNNNNNNNNNNNNNNNNNNNNNNNNNNNNNNNNNNNNNNNNNNNNNNNNNNNNNNNNNNNNNNNNNNNNNNNNNNNNNNNNNNNNNNNNNNNNNNNNNNNNNNNNNNNNNNNNNNNNNNNNNNNNNNNNNNNNNNNNNNNNNATCCATGGTATACAATTACAGTGACTAGCTTTGATGCATCCAcacttgaatttttaataagtttAGCGGTAACTGAACGATGGTAAATTAATGCAACTTATGAATATGGTAACTGCATATCTTTATAGGTATACACAAACACACCCTTAAATTGTATTACAATTCTTGGAACACAAAATCGGGCAACTGAAAAAGACCCAGTTCAATAACAGTTCTTGGGCGCTCTTGGGGCTTTGCCCCGACCACAAAAACTGCAAGCAGCAGCTGCAAAATGGAAAAACAAGAACTAGCCAAAACCGACAAAGCAAGTGTTCCTACAACATTGGAATGCTGCTACCTTCTTATTGTCAGCTCAGTTCCTCAAATTTCTTTGTTTGATGGGTATACACACGTCACCCCTGCAAAAAAATCGAattacccttcattaagggcattacaGTCATTTCGCGATCAAAATTCGCGCCTTTTATAACAGGCGGGTCGCggaggacccgacccgggtcGCACAGACTGAttgaagacccggacaatgacaGCCGCTCGATCAGAACGTGAGCCGGTAGGATAAGGCCACATGGCCTAGTACTTGATGTCCAACTGTGCTCTATAAATAAACTCCGatacgccataaatgaggtaactgttGTGCATTAATTGAGCTCGAACTCTTAGATCGAAtacatttctctcgatcaacctaacttgagcgtcggagggtcattgtcggggacgtgcccaaCGAGCTCATGattcgtgttttattctcagggaatCCGAAATCTGATCTAGGAAGAGTTAGACCTGCAGTGAGATCATCTTAGGAACTCGCTAATTTCGACCCGAATCATTGTTAAATTTAGGGTTTGCGCTCACTGATTGTCTCGCACAATTTCCATAAATATCTATGATCTCCctcagaaaataaaactacAATGAAAgaaaccaaataaaaattgggaTATTCCAGGAGTCGGGAGATTTTGAACCCGAAAGAATTACAGTGGGATGAAATGTGGTAAAAAGATAGGCCcagaaataacaaaattaccGAATTCGTAAAACGATGCTGGAatcaatttacatttaccTCTGGGGTTTGAGAGGGGCAGCAGCTGCATTGCTAGAGTAACTTTTGCCATCTTTTTTTAACCATTGGTAATGCAGTGACCGTGAGGATAAGTATCGAAGCGAATTCTGTGGCTGGAAAACAATCTActacaaattgaaaattgcaCTTGCCCCgatatttttctgttttctacATTTTCGTCCCTCAATTTATAGAAAACTCATTTCGCCCCTTAATTTGCAAAATTGGCGGAGGAAGAAGACCAAAGCCCAGCCCACATTCATTTTggggataattatatctacacTCCTAATATATGATTTACTTATATAAATCACTCATTTTTTGACATTTACACATTCATTCATCAGAAACGTCAATagcatttatacaaactatttttgtattttacgATTTTACAATATACACCACGCAGAAACTTTAATTTCGTTACACAAACTGCACTTACTTTTATTATagatgattttattattacacaaactatataaattttttatataaataaacaatagatcagaaagtgtaaatataattatttcttttcttactAGTAGGTGGTGGGATGTTGCATGTGtgtacttaattttaattatgttaaatttaaattatttatttattataataattagtttttataaatatgttttattattaattggtCTGTTGCGGCTCCTCTTCCGGTTCGAATCGAATGGGAGTTGGCCGGTGTTGGAACATAATGCTTGGCTGGCGAAGTCGTGGAATTCGGTAAGTTCGTCGCTTTGGTTTCTTTATAAATGTCTTTCTCTGGCGCTTTTGAAAGTGAACGAGTACAAATAGAAAATCAGTATTTGCTTTCCCAACTCGGCATAAGACCCCAAACCCCACTTTTTCAACCTCTAATCCGGACATATCAATCCTCTTTGATAGGACCAGCGCCCAGACTCTGCTGCAAAGACAAAAAAGTCGCATTGGAAGAAACCGTGTCCTGAAGTCAAAGTTTTAAAACTCTCCTAATTTCTTGATGAATTTTCGGCTACCAACGAATTATCTAGAATAATACGTAAATCTAGATTATATAAAAACTATGGTCAAAGAAAAGTTTGAAGGATAAAGTTCAATAGGGatgaaacatataattatataattagagaaaaaaaataaaaagcaagaATATTACTGGATGGCTTGGCCCAAGCACATCTCCTGGCCCACTCCTCACCCCAACctgattttttcaaattaaaaggTTCTCTCTTCTTATGTAAATCAAACCCTAAGCCCAATTTTCTGTCGTCTCCTCGCCTCTCCCTCCTTCCTTTTGGTTTTCTCTACAATCGAACAAAAACTTTTATCTACTTTTCCTTACTTTCGATTAAAAGTTCTTCGCAAACGTTTTTCTTAATGAAAAACTGAGTGATCCTTTGTGGACGAGGTCTTTCTGGTGTAGGTCATACAATTGTAAGAGGTTGCCCGCCATTTGGTAGTTTTGGGCTCCCCTCTACTAGGTTTGGTCCCTGAgccaaatattattttctgattttagtgtttttttattgtttccttttagatatgtaattattaaataatatcttttgtttTGCAATATTAGTTTGTACAAGGATTTTTTAAACCCaggattttttataatagttaattataaattatattttatcagaCTCACTACTGGTAGATTGATCCAACATGTAATCACTTTTTGATGATATTTCATATAAAAGAGTTGTCTGAAATGGATAAGTTTTAGATTCGTGTATTTTAGAtgtgcaaaataaaaatgaacaatGTGGGAaagtgcaaaatatatatatatatagttcgaaaggtaaaatataatttttttataaattttatatacacattttttctaaaatgtaccaaaaacataatatcttatatgcataattacactcctcttccttgaggtttggtataattatacgtaaagttcctgtgatttgagaaattacttCTAGCACTTctaatgtttattttcatctaataaataaatctcccattagtcaaaatttattgaacttgttaatattaaaaaaaactgaataaaattaatatttactctcgattaACTTGTCACttacttattgcaggtcaaataatttttttggagtaaactatttttataactgtgaagatgtatgatgataatttgatcaataaaaaaatatttaatctgtaataaatcaattgagataaatataaattttttttatatttttttgctaacgtcaacaaatttaataaacttaaactaacagaagaatttatttgttaaattgaaacaaatttcaacattgataaatataatttttcaaattatatgagGTTTATGGATAATTACcccaaacttaaaaaaagaggaattgtaattatcctaaaGATAAATTAGAAACAAATCAATCAACTAATTGACTAATCAAAGATCTAAAACAACATTAAATTATTCCAAAGTTTCTGaagtgaaaaaaagaaaaacaatattatACACTTTTCTTGATCAGCACATGTTTTCAAATTAACGAAAGAAAGGGCTACAAAAGAGTACAAATTAACTAACAGTGAAGGCCCAAAACAGATCCATCACTGACGGCGACGGCCACCCTACAATCCGCCGTCGCCTCCACATGGTGCGAAAGGAAATGCAGAACCCGAACCCGACCCACCATCTCCAGTCTGGATTCGATCTCCATGCTGGGTCCGACGCGGAACCCGCCAAGCCCATCTGAAGGGGCGGGCCCCGGGCTCGGGGGCTGGCCGGAAAACGACAGGGGGAAGGACTTAACTGAGAATGTGGCGGCCATGTACTGGGTCTTTCCGGGACCGATCTTACCGGCGGGTATGAACATGAATCCGACCTGGTTCCCGGCGTAGAGGAGCTGGAGCGAGCTGTCGTAGTGGGTGAAAACGGCGCGGTTGGGGTTGTTGACGGTGACGTATTGGGAGAATGTGAAGTTGATGGTGGAGTTGGCGACGGAGAAAGCGGGAAGTTGGACGGCGTTGACGGAGAGCTTTGGGTCCTTGGGTTTGAAAATTGTGAAGTAGAGGACAAAGGGTATGATAAGTAGGAAAATGAGGGAAATGGCGGCGACGATGCATGAGGCGAAGTTTGGGCGGCCGGTGGACGGGGGGTGGGAGGGATGGGACTTGCCCATTTCTTGATCTGATCTTGAACTGTGATCTTTCTAATTGTAGAGCATTAGAAGTACTCAATAGACCTTGATCTGTAGCTAAAATTCAGTGTGTGAAGATAAAGAGGGGAAATAGTGGAGACCTGAAGATGGGATTAGGTGAAGAGAAGTGTTTGAGTGGAAAGAGGATATTTTCTTGGATTGCCTGtctatttgtttttgtcttaGAGTGTAGTTGTGTCTTGGTTGGGACAGTTATGGGACTTATAAAGGCCGTGTGCAATTTGCTGAGAAGCAGGAAAACTGCTAgaagcttttttcttttttgtaaatgGTCTGAAACTGATAGAAGTTGGCAATGTTTCAAGAGGGTGTTTGC includes:
- the LOC105165106 gene encoding uncharacterized protein LOC105165106 is translated as MGKSHPSHPPSTGRPNFASCIVAAISLIFLLIIPFVLYFTIFKPKDPKLSVNAVQLPAFSVANSTINFTFSQYVTVNNPNRAVFTHYDSSLQLLYAGNQVGFMFIPAGKIGPGKTQYMAATFSVKSFPLSFSGQPPSPGPAPSDGLGGFRVGPSMEIESRLEMVGRVRVLHFLSHHVEATADCRVAVAVSDGSVLGLHC